The Anolis sagrei isolate rAnoSag1 chromosome 6, rAnoSag1.mat, whole genome shotgun sequence genome includes the window aaaagcaactgtctggttgcccctgacacgacaaataaataaataaataaataaataaatattttaaaaatatctctaAATTcacaaaaaataacaagaacaattCCCAGAAAAGGGAAATTCAGCAACTTACTTTCCACTTTTTGGAGGGAAATTGcagtagaacaaaaagaaaatgggAATGATAAAATATATTAGATATCAAGTTGCCTGTCACACTCTCTTAAGGCAAAGTGTCTCCAACTTGCATCAAATGTATTAAAAACTAACGTACAAAGGTGACTTTTACTAGCAGCCAAACAATACTAGACAGTTTGTTCACAGTAATGGTACAAAATGTTTGTATATCCTCAGTATATCGATTAATAATTATACCAAAATCTTCTAAAACTCTGTAATTTTTTGAGTAGCTGTGAGGTTACCGGGCtgaatgaccatgttctagaacagtggttctcaacctggggtccccagatgtttttggccttcaactcccagaaatcccaacagctagtaaacttttgcattgctgtgagtttaccaggctgtatgaccatgttctagaagcattttctcctgacattttgcctacatctatggcaggcatcctcagagtttgtgaggtttgttggaaactagccaagtgTGGTTTAtgtatcagtggaatgtccagagtgggagaaagaactcttgtctgtttgatttTTTAGTTTAATTGTTAGTTTAAAAGTCACAAACCATTGGGGTGAAATATATTACTGCCAAGTCTTTTTACTATACGCATATCATTTTTATTAGTTAAAGGGCCACACTTTCTTTACCTTTAAAAGCAGGGTGATCAAAGATGTATTTACTTATCACAGACAGCCATGATTAGAACTATTAACATGAATTTTCAAATAAGAATTTTCAAAATACAAACATTTTTAGTCCGATAGAATTATAACATATTTGCCCCATTATCCATTGCCACAAAACTGCAGGTGAACTGCTGCCTCCCAGATAGCCATGTCTGCATCATGCAGTCTATGATTTGGTAGATCTCGGAAGAAGTGTGGATCTCATCTAACAGTTCTACGTGGAGCAGGGCCTAGAGATGCCTTATCTCCATGGTGCCCTCTATCACACACCAATTCCCAGTGAGGTAGAGGTACATGTGGCCTCCACCACAGGTAGACAAAATGTACATGGTGAAGTAGATGGATGTCCAGCCAGCCCCATCCATCAACTGCTTGATGCTTTCCCTGCAGCCCTCATCCAGGGATGGTACCACCATCGTTGAGATGTGTTTCCTGCAATAtgcctttctaatattttcagtgTTCTTTCCTCATAAGTGtatcattttgttattgttttaatcagAAATATTTGGAATGCTTATTCACTGTTCAATTTTGTTCTAAACATGGAAGAAAACACCTTAGATGGGAGGGGGAATGGAAGTAATGACTTGTGATCAGGTGAGCTGGACTCATGGGCATGAAATCTCAAGAAACCAAAACAGCTTTAAATGATGCTCTTTCTTGGCACCTTGATATCATGTTTGTGGCAAATATAAGTCCGTGCTATCTTTATACATGATAGTAATGTTGAACAAAGCAATGAATAGACTGTTCACATGTCATGGGGCTCAAAATGTTTCAAGGAGAAGATGAATAACCGCATTTACCAGTGCCTCAATGGATGCTGGAGGGGATGCTGAATTTGACAGTTACAGTTACTTGCTTTAAATTCTTTAGATGTGTTTGGGTAAGTTTGATTTGGATGTATCCTATAGTGTTCTGTTCTTTGCTGCCTCCTGTTTGTCTGATTCTTTTTCAATCCACCCACCCCTCCTTATCAATAGAAAAAGTGATCTCTTAAATCCCTTCTATTAGTGGCATAAGTAGAATTACACTAGGATTTTGTTTTTCTATTTGCTAAGGTATTTCACATGCACTCCGTTTGGTATTTTCGAAATCAAAACCATATAGATGCCACCGTAACCAGATAATTTCCATATAAATAACTGTCAATTTATTGGAGCAATGTATATATTGTCTGATAATGGAAGAAGGATAGTTTATTTCAGACTGTGCATGTGGTAATTACAcaaaacttcttcagatttcattAATGACTACAATGACTCATACACTCTTTGATATGTGGCTGAGCAAATTAATATTAATCCATGAAAACTAGAGGGAAATAGACAGCAGATACTGAAatctaaataatattataaaagctgATTTAACAACTGAGTTTGTTTTTTGGAGAAAgggaaaacttttttaaaaatagaacaatATTGCCTTCTCCCATTAATACTGAAGAGCAAAGCGTAAGCAGCCCCTTCTATTATTCTATTGGAAATACAGGCATTGAGATTGGAGTTCATGCATAAAATCCACCCTATGCATAGCTTGTGTATATGTTAAGATATTTAACTGCAGCTGATGCCACTCATAAGCCTTTTCTCTGAATTTCTTCAGACACACAATAAGGTGGACATTGATGGGCTAAATAAGAGATAAATTAAACTGACATTAAAACTTATATATAAGATATAGCTAGAGATTTATTAGATATAAACATTATAGCTATTCCTGTTCTCTTTATGGCTGTAGTCCACCTTGGTTCATATTGGATGTGGTTGCTATAAGAATTACTACACACAGGACTATTGCCATAACATTTCAATATGAACAATTATTCCCCAAATGATGTTGAAAACCTTCACTGTCCATAAAAGCATGTTTATTAAAATTAAAGTAGCTAATATGCCAAAGTAGTAGTTTAACTCTTCTTTTATTCTTCATCCTACAGGAAATACCAAGATACTGAAAAGAAGCATGAATAACCTTACTTCCACATCCTCTTTTCTGTTGCTGGAATTCTCAGATACGAGAGAACTACAAATCTTATGCTTTTTTGTCTTCCTAGCACTCTACATGACTGCATTAATAGGTAACCTTCTCATTGTCACTGTAGTTGCAATTGATTCCCACCTCCATACTCCCATGTACTACTTCCTATTTGATTTGGCCATGTTGGACATTGGATCAATTTCTGTTATGGTGCCTAAAGCTATGGCTATGTCCCTTAAGAATGATAGGTCAATTACTTATGCTGGCTGTGTTGCTCAagttttcttttatgttttcttTGCAACCTCAGGCTATAGTGTCCTAACTATAATGGCTCATGATCGCTATGTTGCAATCTGTCACCCACTCCATTATGAGAGAATCATGCACAAAGCAGCCTGCCTACAGATGGTAGCCATTGGGATGATTTGTAGTCTTATTTATGCCATATTACACACTGGCGGTACCTTTGTAAATACTTTCTGTTCTAATATTGTCAATCAGTTCTTCTGTGAAATTCCGCAATTAATAAAGCTGTCTTGCTCAGGTGTTTCTGTAATGGAAAGTGGGGTTCTTATTCTTGCATTTAGTATAGCATTCGGGTGCCTTATCTTCATCATCAGATCATATGTACAGGTCTTTGCTGctgtgcttagaattccttcttcacAAGGTCAGAAAAAAGCCCTCTCCACTTGTGTTCCCCATATCACAGTTGTTGCAATGTTGGTAACCTGTGGGGTCCTCGCCTATGCAAGATCTATTGCTGACTCTTCTAATTTGGATACTGTTTTGGCCATGATATATACCATAATTCCTCCCATGTCAAATCCATTCATCTATAGTGTTAGAAACAAAGAGGTCAAGACTGCTTTGCGAAATCTGTTACATGTTGCGATTTCctacaaaaatgtatttaaagtTGTTCTGTGAGAATTGAGTTGTATGATCTTTCAAATGTTAATATTTCCCTCAGACTGTTTAACCCTACACTTCTCATGTATTGTTGAGGGCTTTCATGATCGGAAACATAATATATATTtgatggaaatatgttttaatatgtgtatactacagagtgtttttaaatggttatgtGATTTGTTTATGTGtcttagcaatgttgtaacccacttcaagttgtgaggagaggtgggtaaaaaataaaattatttttatcatcatcatcattatcatcaaagTGTTTGTACATCCTCAGTATATTGACTAATAATTATACCAAAATTTACAATAcatctacatttttttaaaattgtgaaatGTCATTTTAACTTTCAACATCAAAACCCAAAAGACACAAACCACAGGGATGAAAGATATTACTGACTGTCAAGTCATTTTACTATACATAAATTAAAGGACCATTTACCTTTATAAATATGGTGAGAAAAAGTTTATTTATCAGAGATAGCCATGATTAGAATGATTGACATGGATGTTAAAATAAGCAATATTTTAATGCAAACATTTTCACTCTGATATAATTATAACATGAGTTTgtacacaaattaaaaaaaaaactatcagtGGCAGGATCCTGCATCAGGAGACATATGTGTCTCACATATAGCTACATCTCTGTATCTACTGATGCTATACCCTCAAATCCAAGGTAATTTGTACAACTCCCTTCCACTCTCTGGCTACAACACAATAGCTTACAAGTTGCTGAAATTCCAAAATATGAGTGACAACCTACTCATACACTCTCTTTTGGTTAGATGCACTTCATCGGGTATCAATAGGGACCATAGGACATCTCTGTAGATAagtgttttttttccagttcaagactttcaggtgttttggatccaGTTCCCATAAGACTCAGCTGCTCTGGTCAATGACCATGGAttctgggagccaaagtccaaaacatctagaaggaCAAATTTTGGAAAACATTTATCTGCAGAGACCTCCTGTCACAAGTTTCCTGATTGTCTTGCAGGAAATTGTTGTAAAGAGAGCATCACACTGTGGATTTCAATAACACGGGTGCAAATTGGTTTtcagttgcaaaaaaaaaaattaagggggggaggggtgttcCTCACTATATAGCTATAGTGTTAtggtttcactttaactgccatggcaatgtCCTATGGAATCTACATCTCAGGGAAGTGTATTTAGTATTCTCAggctccatttacactgccatataatgcagtttcacaatgcagtttaactgtatcaaactgcattatatagcagtgtagactcatataataatgTTAAATCATATTATGAAATtgtattacatggcagtgtagattaggcCTAAGTCAGAATGCTCTAATGCCTCACTAAActtcaaaccccaggattccacaggagaCTGTCATAGTATTTCAAGTGAGAATTGTGTAATGTGGGAAAAAAAGCCCTGGTGTGATTATTTCATGTCATATGGTTGAGTGAGAGGGAGAGAAGTTTGGAACTTGAGAACAATTATGATATTTTCAGTAGGAGACCCGAGATTTTCTCACTTCTTCAATCCATATGAGTCACCCAAAGCTTTCATTCTTGTGACTACAGGTTTGCACACTATCTGTACCTGGAATAAATCCCCAAACCAACAGCATCAGTAGCTTTAAGTGGGAACTGATGTGCATCCCTAATTTTGATTTTTTGCAAGAAAGGAATTTATTGAACTGGGTGAGAAAGACAAGCCAGAAATGGGATACAGGACTGAACATACTGCCTCCCCAAAGTAATAGGCATATCTTTGGTCAGAATAATGTGTCAAAGAAGTGCTTAACTTCAGCTGGGATGGGCTCCTTTTGCATGTGGTTGGCCCTTCAATCCCTCAGTTTTCAGCACACTGATCCTTGTTGGTCATCTCTAATTGATTTCCTCTTAGGCAGCTCTAAAAGGAAATAGAACCTCCACAAATAGAGCATAAATGTCTAAACTTGCCAGGATGACTAGCATACATTCCTGAGATCCAAGTTTACAACAAGAGATCCTGTTGTTGTTTCTGATCCACCAATGGTTTTGTTGAAATGGAAGTTTGGCTGCATTCGACTATGTGGTTGCTATGTATATGTTCTCCCTATGTAGACCTCACCTCATTGAAGATATGATATATGTCTACAGTTGCAACTGCATTTGAGCCCTGAGTAAGGTTTGATTAATGTATGCTGTCATATGGAAATATTCATGAAAATACAGCCTGAGAAATCTATATAAGTCCTTTAGTGAGTGGCATGTTCTTAGTCCATGTCTCCTCATACTGATACTACATTGGTCCAATCCATGTGACAAGATCCAGGGTGGAATTAGATGGAGAGGGAAGACAAGACTTAGAAAGGTTTTACCTCTGTTTCTGTACTTCTGTCTTATGgtatatggcaggcattctcaaactgcagccctccagctctttgggcctccaactcccagaagccctaataagcttgttcaatggttcagtggttaggaattctgggtGTTCCATTGCAAATAACTTCATCCAGACATAGAAAGAAGATTCAGACGCAGGGAAGACGAATGTGGAAGTCAACCtcactccaaccccccccccccccagttttactggggtttttttttgctttgttttgttagctcattttctttttattctttcgTGGTGGATTTTTCTTTGTATCctcaccatccccccccccccccccccgcccttcctAAAGGCCTGTATCTGAATTAACTACCAAGGTTCAATGTTTGGAATCTCAGACATTGTAATTTTGTAAACAGATCTGCAAATGAAGATTATTTAATCATCCACATCCTTTCAATTTATTGGAggaatgatccccccccccccagttatctCAGAATAATCACTTCTGTTTTaagatgggtctacactgccaactaatccagtttcagaattaactgctttgaaatgggttatatgagtctatagtgccatataatccacttcaatgcagtgaatctgcattcagaaactggattatatggcagtgtagatgaggtctaAGAGACATAAATTCTTAGATCATAATCCCATTCTCCACCTTTCAAGCTAAAGACTGTGTACTGTACTTGGAATTTTCTTTCAATAATATATTACAGCTAACAACATTTGCACATTAGAAGATTATAATATATCtcacaaaaagttacaaatatGTTCATTTATTGTGTTATCAGAAATAATCGGGTAGGTGTTCTTTTGTGCTTTTGTGCTTTAATTTTCTTGTAACAGTGGGGAAAAGAACACCTAGGAGAGGAGGAATTCAACTGTTACTTCTGATCTGACCTGCTGGATTCTTGGGAATAAAATCCCAAGAAACCTCAATAGATTTAAATAATGCCCCTTCTATGACATGCAGTCATTATTTGTTGCTGTGAGGATCAATCCCAATTGTGTATAGATAGAGTGTTTCTATTTGTAGTATAGACCAAAAGGTGATCAGCCACATTTATGGCAATAGTCATTGGATGACCTATTTTTGCTGGAAAGAGAGGACAGACCATCTTGTCTGTCATACTGCAATGGAAATGGAGAAAAAGTTGAATCTTAAGGCTGAGTGTCTACCTGAAGCACATTAAAGGTATGTGGTACATGGTGTATTCCGAAGttgtcatttctttctttttggttcTCTCTTTCTTCAACTTCCTTCCCATATATCTAACTTGTCTCTATGTATCATGTTTCTATCCACCTATCTTACCATTATTTTTATGATTCCATTTGGAAATGCTTTTGCTGTCATATTTATTTCCTATAATTGAACAAGCAAAACAGAACAAGCTTTTCATTTTTAGTTGACTGTGCATTTGCTAAAATATTTTTGTGTCATTCCATAAAACTGAAACATGACAATGGTGAGAGAGACCCATTCTTGTATTGTTGCATTTAAATATTGAATGACCATCTGCTATTTTTCAAGGCAATCATGTGTACATGTACACCTATTCAGAAATGATTATATTCAGCCAAAGTTTAGTGAACAACTGTTCTTTCAACATCTTGCATAAAGATGGTAGAACTAGCACATGGGAGATGATGGCTCACTTTCCAGGAACCTTTATAACATTTTCATTAAGAGAAACATCTTTCTGAGCACTAACAGGTAGAAGTTATCTGTATGAGTTCACTTTTCCAACATTATACTGATGCAAACATATATCTTCAGAGTTGTTCAGCTGTAGTAACATTTGAGCTAGCTATCTGCTGCACTCCAT containing:
- the LOC132779405 gene encoding olfactory receptor 14C36-like, whose product is MNNLTSTSSFLLLEFSDTRELQILCFFVFLALYMTALIGNLLIVTVVAIDSHLHTPMYYFLFDLAMLDIGSISVMVPKAMAMSLKNDRSITYAGCVAQVFFYVFFATSGYSVLTIMAHDRYVAICHPLHYERIMHKAACLQMVAIGMICSLIYAILHTGGTFVNTFCSNIVNQFFCEIPQLIKLSCSGVSVMESGVLILAFSIAFGCLIFIIRSYVQVFAAVLRIPSSQGQKKALSTCVPHITVVAMLVTCGVLAYARSIADSSNLDTVLAMIYTIIPPMSNPFIYSVRNKEVKTALRNLLHVAISYKNVFKVVL